From a single Mesorhizobium shangrilense genomic region:
- the infB gene encoding translation initiation factor IF-2, translating into MSDTKSGDDKTLSVTPKKTLTLKRPGMEQGTVRQNFSHGRTKAVVVETKKRKFSMPGDKPEPAAAAPVSVFTPKPPVAPAPAPAPAPTPAPAPVVMQEAPKAPPPPPPPSRPAERGGMVLNELSRSEMEARRRALEGSKVREVEDRQRATEEAKRRAEDEERRKREREESARRQAEEEARLQTEAESRRRAEEEARRRAPQAAELATVDDEEEVKPKRAVAGAPVRRLVTPEVARPAKPTKSEEDRRRGKLTLNSALSDEDARARSLSSMRRRQEKFKRAMHNEPREKVMREVILPETITIQELAQRMSERAVDLVKFFMKQGQILKPGDVIDADTAELVATEFGHTVRRVAESDIEEGLFNIADRPEDLVSRPPVVTIMGHVDHGKTSLLDAIRNANVVSGEAGGITQHIGAYQVEKNGHKITFIDTPGHAAFTAMRARGAQATDIAILVVAADDSVMPQTIESISHAKAAGVPIIVAINKIDKHDADPQKVRSELLRHEVFVESMGGEVLDVEVSATKGTNIDKLLEAILLQAEILDLKANPDRTAEGVVIEAQLDKGRGPVATVLVQTGTLMPGDILVAGNEWGRVRALVNDRGGQVKEAPPAMPVEVLGLQGTPQAGDRFAVVNNEARAREITEYRQRLAREKAVAKHAGQRGSLEQMMSQLQTSGLKEFPLVIKGDVQGSIEAINAALDKLGTDEVRARIVHAGAGGITESDVSLAETSGAAIIGFNVRANAQARAAAAAAGIEIRYYSIIYNLVDDVKAALSGLLSPERRETFIGNAQILEIFDITKVGKIAGCRVTEGKVERGAGVRLIRDNVVIHEGTLKTLKRFKDEVSEVPGGQECGMAFQNYEDMRVGDIIECFRVEMVTRTL; encoded by the coding sequence ATGAGCGATACGAAATCGGGCGACGATAAGACGTTGAGCGTTACACCGAAGAAGACCTTGACGCTGAAGCGCCCCGGTATGGAACAGGGCACTGTGCGCCAGAACTTCTCGCATGGCCGCACCAAGGCGGTCGTGGTCGAGACCAAGAAGCGCAAGTTCTCCATGCCCGGCGACAAGCCGGAGCCGGCTGCTGCCGCGCCTGTGTCCGTCTTCACGCCGAAGCCACCGGTCGCACCCGCGCCTGCGCCCGCGCCAGCGCCGACCCCCGCGCCGGCGCCCGTCGTCATGCAGGAAGCGCCCAAGGCTCCGCCGCCGCCTCCGCCGCCATCAAGGCCAGCCGAACGCGGCGGCATGGTGCTGAACGAGCTGTCGCGCAGTGAAATGGAAGCGCGCCGCAGGGCGCTTGAAGGCTCGAAAGTTCGCGAGGTCGAGGATCGCCAGCGCGCGACCGAGGAAGCCAAGCGCCGCGCCGAGGACGAGGAGCGCCGCAAGCGGGAGCGCGAGGAATCCGCACGCCGTCAGGCAGAGGAAGAGGCGCGCCTCCAGACCGAGGCCGAGTCCCGCCGCCGCGCCGAGGAAGAAGCACGCCGCCGCGCACCGCAGGCAGCGGAACTGGCAACCGTCGACGACGAAGAAGAGGTCAAGCCGAAGCGGGCTGTGGCCGGCGCACCGGTGCGCCGTCTGGTCACGCCCGAAGTGGCGCGTCCGGCCAAGCCGACCAAGAGCGAGGAAGACCGTCGCCGTGGCAAGCTGACGCTGAATTCCGCATTGTCCGACGAGGACGCGCGGGCTCGTTCGCTGTCCTCGATGCGTCGCCGCCAGGAAAAATTCAAGCGCGCGATGCATAATGAGCCGCGCGAGAAAGTCATGCGCGAAGTGATCCTGCCAGAGACCATCACCATCCAGGAACTGGCGCAGCGCATGTCCGAGCGCGCCGTCGACCTGGTCAAGTTCTTCATGAAGCAGGGCCAGATCCTGAAGCCGGGCGACGTCATCGACGCCGATACGGCCGAGCTGGTCGCCACCGAATTCGGCCATACGGTTCGCCGCGTCGCCGAGTCCGACATCGAGGAAGGCCTGTTCAACATCGCCGACCGGCCAGAGGATCTGGTGTCGCGTCCGCCGGTGGTCACGATCATGGGCCACGTCGATCACGGCAAGACCTCGCTGCTCGACGCCATCCGCAATGCCAATGTCGTCTCCGGCGAGGCCGGTGGCATCACCCAGCATATCGGAGCCTATCAGGTCGAGAAGAACGGTCACAAGATCACCTTCATCGACACGCCCGGCCACGCCGCCTTCACGGCGATGCGTGCACGTGGCGCCCAGGCAACCGACATCGCCATCCTTGTGGTGGCGGCGGATGACAGCGTGATGCCGCAGACGATCGAGTCGATCAGCCACGCCAAGGCAGCCGGCGTTCCGATCATCGTGGCGATCAACAAGATCGACAAGCATGATGCCGATCCGCAGAAGGTGCGCTCGGAACTGCTGCGTCACGAAGTCTTCGTCGAATCCATGGGCGGTGAAGTGCTGGACGTCGAAGTGTCGGCAACCAAGGGCACCAATATCGACAAGCTGCTCGAGGCGATCCTGCTGCAGGCCGAAATCCTCGACCTCAAGGCCAACCCTGACCGCACCGCCGAAGGTGTCGTCATCGAAGCCCAGCTCGACAAGGGCCGTGGTCCGGTCGCCACCGTCCTGGTGCAGACCGGCACGCTCATGCCCGGCGACATCCTTGTTGCCGGCAATGAATGGGGCCGGGTGCGCGCGCTGGTCAACGATCGTGGCGGGCAGGTCAAGGAAGCGCCGCCGGCAATGCCGGTCGAGGTGCTCGGCCTTCAGGGCACGCCGCAGGCGGGCGACCGTTTCGCTGTCGTCAACAACGAGGCCCGTGCTCGCGAGATCACCGAATATCGCCAGCGTCTGGCGCGCGAGAAGGCGGTTGCAAAGCATGCCGGCCAGCGCGGCTCGCTCGAACAGATGATGTCGCAGTTGCAGACAAGCGGGCTGAAGGAATTCCCGCTGGTCATCAAGGGCGACGTGCAGGGCTCGATCGAGGCGATCAACGCGGCCCTGGACAAGCTCGGCACCGACGAAGTGCGTGCGCGCATCGTCCATGCCGGCGCTGGCGGCATTACCGAAAGCGACGTGTCGCTGGCGGAGACGTCGGGCGCCGCGATCATCGGCTTCAACGTTCGCGCCAATGCACAGGCGCGTGCGGCCGCAGCGGCCGCTGGCATCGAGATCCGCTACTATTCCATCATCTACAACCTCGTGGATGACGTGAAGGCAGCCTTGTCGGGCCTGCTGTCGCCGGAGCGTCGCGAGACCTTCATCGGCAATGCGCAGATCCTCGAAATCTTCGACATCACCAAGGTCGGCAAGATCGCCGGTTGCCGTGTCACCGAAGGCAAGGTGGAGCGTGGCGCGGGCGTACGCCTGATCCGCGACAACGTCGTCATCCACGAAGGCACGCTGAAGACCTTGAAGCGCTTCAAGGACGAAGTCTCGGAAGTCCCGGGCGGCCAGGAGTGCGGCATGGCCTTCCAGAACTACGAGGACATGCGCGTCGGCGATATCATCGAGTGCTTCCGCGTCGAGATGGTAACCCGGACGCTCTGA